The following is a genomic window from Crocinitomicaceae bacterium.
ATCACACCAAAAGTTTCAGGCATCAGATCTAATAAAACAGGGTGTGCATCTTTTCTTCTTTCAGGATTTCTGAAGCGTTGTATATAAGCCTGCATCATGCCTGATTGTGCCACACCGGGTCGGATCACTGAACTGGCTGCAACCAAACCCAGGTAATCATCAACACGCAGTTTACGTAACAGCATACGCATAGCCGGAGACTCTACATAAAAACAACCAATTGCTTTTGCGTTGCGCAACATTTCTTTGATGCGTTCATCTTGCTTGAAGCGCTTCAGATCGTGAATGTCTATGTCAGGTTCATCAGGTCGTCGTTTGCGAATAATTTCTATGGCATCTTTTATTTTACCCAAGCCGCGCTGACTCAGAATATCAAATTTGTACAAGCCAACATCTTCGGCAATATGCATATCAAATTGAATGGTTGGATATCCTCTGGGAGGCAAAAAAGTTGCGGTGAAATAATGAATGGGTTTTTCTGATATCACAATTCCGCTTGCGTGAATACTCAGGTGACTTGGAAAACCATGAATATATTCGCTGTATTTTAATACCAGACGACTGATTTGATTGATGTCACGGTCTGATGGAATGCGGCTTCCGAGATTATCTATTTCTTCTTTAGGTAAACCAAAAACTTTACCTAATTCGCGTATCACAGCTTTGCGCTGAAAGGTGTTATAGGTAGCAACCAGTGCCACATGTTTAAATCGTCTGAAAATATAATCCGTGATATCTTCGCGGTTGCGCCATGAAAAATCAATGTCAAAATCCGGTGGATTTGTGCGATATAAATTGATGAATCTTTCAAAATACAGATCCAGTTCAATTGGGTCCACATCGGTGATGCGGAGCAGGTAGGCTACAACGCTGTTAGCACCACTGCCGCGGCCAACATAAAAATATCCTTTAGAGCGTGCGTACGAAACAATATCCCAGTTCATCAAAAAATAAGAGGTGAATCCCATTTGCTGAATGGTGGTCAGTTCTTTCTCAATGCGCTCCTGAATTTGTTTTGTTTTTTTTGTGTACCGGTACGGAATACCTTCTTCACATAAACGCGCTAACATGTTTTGATCTTCTTCTGCATTACCCAGATAATATTTCTGATTCTGTGGCTCAGCCTCATCTGAAAAATCAAAAAACACATCACAGCTTTCAAGAATGTATCGGGTGTTTTCAATCAGTTGCGGATAATCTTTATAGAGGTCCATCAATTCATGCAAGGGCAACATGCGATGTTCAGGTTGTGCTTGTTCTGACTCAGGCAATTTACTCAGCAAAACATTTTTATCAATGGCTCTCAGTAAGCGGTGTGCATTAAAATCTTTTTTAGTTTGAAAAGTGACGGGCTGTAAAATAACGGCGCGTGAAAGATCCGTTTTTTTGATGCGCACGTAATCTAAATCAGCCGGAGAAATTCCGATAAACTCATGCTCACGCAAATGGTAAAACCGATTGCGCTGAAAAGGGTAAACGACCCATGCATTTTTAAATTCAGGTGCGTGAGCAGGAATAGGCAAGACACCTGATTCAGTTTCAGATTTGTTTTGCAGAAACGGAGTGAGATATTGGTTGATCTCTTCAAAGCCGGCGTTGTTTTTTGCCAGCGCAATGAATAGTTGTTCAACGCCATTCCTGAAATCAACCCCAATTACCGGATGAATGTGAAAACGCGGTGCCAGTTTTAAAAACTCAAGACAGGCTGATGTATTGTTGATGTCAGTTAATGCAAATGATGAAATGCCGTTTTTTGCCGCCAGTTCAAGTAAGTTATCAGGGCTGAGAGTCCCGTAACGCAAACTGTAATATGTGTGCGAGTTGAGGTAAATACAGATTCGTTTTTTAGGTTGATCAGGGAAATTCGTTTTTGCTTTTCAAATGTATTAAAAAATAATCAATAAAGCGACTAAAAAATAATCATTCAATTCTGTGTTTATTAATATTCAATGAGATAAATAACTAAATTTGGCATAGAAAACGTCATTAATACAATCGAGTTCTCCGATTTCAAAACGATTTAAGATATTATTTATTTAATCCGCAGTAGGCGGAAGCCGCGACTTCCGCCTACGGGATGATGAGAAAAAAATAAAAACAAATGACAGAGCAAATGATTATACCCGATGAACGTCTGCTAAATAAAATCTATTTAATCAGAGGGCAAAAAGTGATGCTGGACAGAGATTTGGCTGAATTGTACGGAGTAGAAACCAAACGACTCAAAGAACAGGTGAAGCGGAATATTAAAAGATTTCCGGGAGATTTTATGTTTGAAATGTCTCAGCCGGAGTTTGAAATTTGGAGGTCGCAATTTGCGACCTCCAAATCCGACAAACAAGGATTGCGGCACAAGCCTTTTTGTTTCACCGAACATGGAGTATTAATGTTATCCTCTGTTCTGTCAAGTGAAAGAGCAATCGAAGTCAACATCCGCATCATGCGATTATTTAATCAGATGCGTGAAATGATTCTATCAAATAAAGACATGTTGAAAGAGCTTGAGGGACTGCGTGAAAAAATCAACTCACAAGATGAGCGAATAGAATTAGTTTTTGATTATCTCACCAAGCTGATTACAAAACAAGAAACCGAACCTGAGCGAGTGAAAATTGGATTTAAAAAATAGAAAAATCTGCTGGCGTGAGCATCTTGCTCGTGCCTAACACAAATCCTTATATGGGTTTCATTGCAATTTATCCGAATTAAAATAAATATCTTCACACCACAAAAAACGAATAAATGAACCCAATTCAACTCTTACAATGCCTGTGTATAGGTGTTGTGTTTTTTTCATGTGCCGGACAAAGTGAAACGTCTAACTCACAACCATCAGATACCACCCAAGTGATTACGGATGCACCTGATACCAGTAGTCATGAAGCGTTTATTGAATCAGTAAAAAAATTCAGAATGGCTTCAGAGCAAAATTCTCCCGGATTTGAAGTATCAGGAAATCTTTTTTTTGAAGGATCAGCCGGATTTAAAATATATAATTTTCAAGAATCGTTTGATGACTATCAACTGAATATCATGTTCAGCATTGTATTAAACGGAAATACGGATTTTCAAAATATTCAGGCAGGTAACGACGTTTTTACTCAAGTGCCTGAATGGTTAAACAAGAATCAAATTCAAGCCACTATTTATGAGGGAAATTTTAGTACATCGTACGATTTTCAAAAAGACAATTCGAAAGATTTTTTGCTTTCAAGTGAAAAAAGTTTCAGAGATCGAATCATAGCCTCCAAAAAGATTGTATTGTTTGACGGATTAAATGGATTAAAGAACACTGAAATAATGGCAAATTCAGACTACGCCATGAATGACGGAGTGCTTGATGGGCACAAAGAAGATTTTACATTTGTTGAAGGAGGAAAAAAACCTGCTACCATTTATCTTGATCATGCGCAAACAGGTAACTTGGGCGGCGAGGGTACAAATCGTGAAATTCATTATCAACTGGTGTGGCAATGGCAAAATCTGAAAGAAAATCTTGGTGATTCTTATTGGGAAACCGGATTCAGATGTACTTATGAATCGTGCATTGAGCAGCTGGAATTCTTCAAAACAAAACGTTGCCAACTTTCAGAAGGAACAGATGGATATTTTATGAAAGAAAATTGCCAAAACGGCGGTGCTGATTATTTTCAATTAGTGGATCATAATTACCTCTTAACCTCTTGCATTCGCAAAGATGATAACAATGACGATATTGGAAGCGATTACTTGGTGACAATTTTTCAAGATTATACAAAATACACGTTGTTTTTTGTGCGCTCAGAAAAAGTTGATCTCAACGTGAATGGATATCGTGATGTACTCAATGAATTTACTCCATATTACATTACGGTTTATGAAGAAGATTCCGGAATTGAAAAACATGAAACAGCAGATGGATTTGGTTCAGCAACGTATACACGTTTTTGTGAGTCTTATAATCTCATGCCGTGTGATTATAGTAATTAAAAAATGTGTAATATAGATTTTCAGTTAGTACCATCTTTTAAATCACATTGAAAATTTAAACGGTAGTTATGTATCAGAAAAGCGCTCCTCACTTCAATTTGGCAAATGGTTATTGTTATGTTTTGCCTCAGTATATAGTTATTACAGATAGTCATGATGTGAATGCGGTGCTCAGAAAGAAGGACACTAATGTTTATTCTGTTTTTACCTTGTTTTTTCTGATGGTGCTAGTTGGATTTTTGCTTGGTGGAAACTGGTTATATCAAATAGGTAAAACACAAGACAGCGTTTACTTATTTGTTTGCGCAATTTTATCATTGTATTTTTTATTGCGATGGAGAAAACGTTCTAACCAAAATGTAATAGAGCGAGAAAAAGTACTTGCCATCAACATGAAAAAAGTTATGCTCAATCCTGCTTTTGTGATCACGTTTAAAGATAAAAAAGGGAAAATTAAAGAACGCGTGCTGATGATGGAGGCAAAAGGATTTGATCAGATCACTAATGCTCTTCAGATTTTTAAGCAAGAAAAATTGTTTGATAAAATTCAGACCATATACAAACCGGTTGCAGAAAAATCATTTAAAAATGCCGGTGAATGCAAGGTAGAGGTTGAGCCAAAAGCAATATCTCAAGAGACACAAAAAACAAAGCCTGAGCAAATCAAGAAAGAAGATCCATACGTGACAAAACCAGCCACTAAATCACCCAAACGTGATGCGAATGGTTACGTGAAGGAGTATTGATTGTGTGGTGTTGTACTGTTGTACTGTTGTATGTTGTATGTTGTGGCGTCGCGATTAATCGCGACGCCACAACATACAACATCACAAGACAGACTCGTAATAAAATCACATAACCCCATTCGTCCGTTCAACAAGGTCTGCAATTTGTTTAATAGCACTAAAAACATTGAACCAGGTATAAGCTGAAAATCTTCCTTCTTTTGATGTTGACGTGGCATGTACATCTGATTCAAACAAATTAAGATTTTCAATGGCTACGTGTAGTTGATTTCCTTTAATAGCTAAGCCAATTTGGAATTTTGTTTGATCACATACGCTCTTTAAATTTTGGCAGAAGTCTTGGGTTAAAATTTTATCACCACTTTCATTTTCTCGCATTGCAATTTTGAAGTGTTTATCAAAATCAGCATGTCCTGTTTCTGTCAACACAAAACCTTCAGGCAAATTATCATCAAATAATTCTCTATTTGAAGCTGTGACGGATTGAACTATCTGGTTAAGTTGTGATTTAAAACTTTCAACCGATTGCATGCTTTCTGACAGGGCAGCTGAGAACGTATTTAAGTGACTGATGTAAATAGAGCCATGAGTAAGTTCATGTAATTCCAAAACAGCATAAGCAGCATCAAGTCTTGTTCTGTCTTCTTTTGAGCCTCCGCGTCTGCCAACCAAGGCAGTGGTATCTGCCAGCTGAATGTTCCACTGATCCAATTTTCCGCTCACCAAATCTGATGAACGACATTCTGGAAATGATTTAGTACGGAGATAAACAAGATGCACATCATAAAGCCCGGCCGGCAAGGTTCCGTTTTGCTCATACTTGAGATTGCTATCTATGAATTCTATTAGTTCAGGCACCAAATCTTTTTTCACGGATATTTCATCCACTTTACTATAGGCAAGATTGCGTCTTATAAAAATGACCAAAGGAGCAAAGAAAACGTAGAGTGCTGTCAGGAAAAATGAAAGCCCTAATACCAAATCAGGTAGTGAGGGTCTATAATTTTTCAATATCGCCAAAAACACAACAAAACAAACTAGTATAATTACATTTATACCGTACTTTTTAAATGAAATTCTTTTCTTGATTAATTCTTTTTCAGTTTCTGTTGATGATAATTTTGGCAACAAGGTCGTTTCAAAAAATTTCTCAAATTCCTTTTGTGATTTCATGAATGAAAATTATGATGTCAGGATAGATTTTTCAAAAAATTAATTCTCTGAAAAACAAATCAAAACATTGGGTTGTCAAACAAAGATAAACATTTGTGGTTCCGTTGAATCAACAAAATGCCCACCTCACTCATTTAAAACTACCGTATTCTATATCCAGTCTTGTTGAACCCACTAATTGGATACTTTAGGCGTAAATCCAAAGATTCGTGCTATGTCTAATAAAGCCTCATCTAATTTGTTTGAACTCATAAAGAGTCTCAACAAATCTGAAAAAAGATATTTTAAACTCTATGCTTCTCGGCATACTATTGGTGATGAAAATGGGTACGTGGTGCTGTTTGATTATATAGATAAAATGGATTTATATGATGAGGTAAAACTTTTTGAAGATTTTAAAGGGCAAGCATTGTTGAATAAATTTTCTATCACCAAAGGAAGATTGTACAACAATATTTTAAAGAGTCTTGACTCATTTTATTCCGCCAGTTCAGCTGACGCTCAATTGTACAGGCAGTTGCACAGTGCTGATATTTTAGCCGGAAAGGGACTCTACGGTCATGCTGAAAAAATTCTAAGTAGTGCCGAAAAGCAATCAGAAAAAGCTGATCGTTTTTATCTCATGCTTGAAATACGCAATAGAAAAAAAGTATTACTTGAAAACAATCTTTACTCATCAGCAACACCTGAATCACTTGAAAAAATAAGACTTGAGGAGCAGCAAATACTCAATGAAATTGATCGATGCAACGCATTATGGCATCTCAAGAGTTTGCTTTTTCATGAAATTAATCAGAAGGGTAAAGTGCGTGATGAACAAACAGTACTTCAAGTGCGGCAAATTGCTGATCGTTTAGATGAAGTCAATATGAATGAAGCATCAGTTACGGCGCGGTATCTTTATCACCACGCAAAAGGCGCTTTATATTTTGCTGTGAATGATTTGGAATGTTCGTTTCATCACTTAAAGGCAAATTATCTGTTGATGAGTGAAAATCCAATTCTTCAATCAGAAAAACCAAACTACTTTTTTTCTTTGCTGACTAACCTGGTTTACGTTGCTACCAAACTGCACTTCTACGCTGAGGCACGTTTATATCTGAATGTTTTCAGAGAACTAAAAAAAGACAATGAACCATGGAGTACGGATCTTGAACTGAAATATTTCTCATCCCTCTACAGCCTAGAATTATTTTTATTAGGTGAGCAAGGCGACTTTAAAAAAGCAATCTCTTTAGTTGAAAAAATAGAAGCAGGTTATGAACTCTATCACGGACAGATTAATCCAATCCGAAAAGCGTACATAGACTTTAAAATTGCCGTTGCTTATCTCTCTGATGGTAGTTATACCAAGGCTTTGCAGTGGATAAACTCCATTCTCAACGAATCAAAATTAGACCAGAAACAAGATATTTATTGTTTCAGCATGTTGATTAATTTGATTGTGCATTACGAACTAAAAAACTTTGATTACTTGCCTTATGCAATACATTCCGTAAAGCGCTATTTTAAAAGCAGAAATCAAACATACCGGTTTGAGGCTTTGTATCTTAAATTGGTAAATCAGTTGATAAAAGAGAATAACCAGTTTGAATTAGAAGATAAACTGATCAGTTTTCAAAAAGAACTTGATGAGCTTGCTAAAGACCCAAAAGAGGCGGTGGTTTTTGAGTATTTCAATTTTAACGCATGGGTAAAAAGTAAAATTCAGCATAAAAAATTTGCTGAAGTATTTATTGCGGAGAAGTTGTGAAAATCCATGTTGCGTTATTTTGGGGGAATGCTAAAAATCATTCCAGGCGAAATCAAATTGAAAGAGTTGTTTGTGGATTTATCATCCATTAAAATTTGCAAATAATTGCGTTTTCAACCCCTTTCTTTTCAAAGCCAAGCAAAAAACAAAGTACCTTAGCACCACAAGATGATGCGTTTCATTTTTATACTATTGCTTTGGCTGTCTGCGCCTTGTTTTTCACAGCAGGTACAAAATGTTTTGTTTCTTGATCAATGGACAGATACTTCTTTTTCTGCCGGACCTGAAGAGGTGAGATTTAATGAAGTTTTCGCCTTTGAACAAAATGGAAATTATTACGCCGTGATAGGCTCTTCTCAGGGTGCACATATTTGTCAAATTGTAAATGAATCACTGCGGTTTATTGATTTTGTTCCGGGTAAATATCAGGGATTAACAGCTGAAAACCGTGACTACACAGTGTATGAAAACTATTTATACGCTGTGTGTGATGAGGGCTTAAGTAGTTTGCAAATAATGGATTTATCGTATTTGCCTGATTCGGTTTCGGTGATTTATGACAGCAATATTTTTTTCAATACAGCACACACTTTATGTGCTGACACGCTAACCGCTAAATTATATGTGTGTGGCACCAACAATGCTGCCATGAAAATTTTTGACATCTCTGATCCAATCAATCCGGTTTTGTTGTCTGACTTCAATAATGTTAGCTATGTCCATGACTGTCATGTAGTGAACGATACAGCCTTTTTAAATTGTGGATTTGACGGCCTCAAAATTTATAATTTTTCCGGTCCTGTGCCCGTTATGTTAGGTCAATTGGATTTTTACGCAAATCAAGGCTATAATCACAGCGGATATTTTGCAGATTCAAAAAAACAATACGCATTTACAGATGAAACTGAAGGAACAAAAATAAAACTATGTTATCTGGATCATTTTGCCGATATAAAAATTGATCAAGAATTCGGCACCAAAGATTTTGACGAAAACATTCCGCATGAAATTGTCTTACTTGAAAATCTTTTGTTTTGTGCTTATTATAATGAAGGATTAAGAATTTACGATTTGTCATCTACTCCGGTTCGTGAAATTGGTTCGTATGACACCTACTTGCCAAATGCTGAATTCAAGATGAATGGTACTTGGGGTGTAGCAGTGATTGAAGAAAAAAATTACGTGTTGGTATCAGACCGACAAAGTGGTTTGTATTTGTTTTGGTTCCCGGTTAATTTACTTGAAAACGGTCCACAACAAGGTTCTTACGTGAACGGTTCACCTTTTATTGACGGCAATCGTTACCTCATTCCACGTCCTTGGTTAGATGAAGAAAATCTTTATTTTTCAGTAAGTACGATAAGCGGAGACCTAATTTACACGCAAGAAAATT
Proteins encoded in this region:
- a CDS encoding choice-of-anchor B family protein, with translation MMRFIFILLLWLSAPCFSQQVQNVLFLDQWTDTSFSAGPEEVRFNEVFAFEQNGNYYAVIGSSQGAHICQIVNESLRFIDFVPGKYQGLTAENRDYTVYENYLYAVCDEGLSSLQIMDLSYLPDSVSVIYDSNIFFNTAHTLCADTLTAKLYVCGTNNAAMKIFDISDPINPVLLSDFNNVSYVHDCHVVNDTAFLNCGFDGLKIYNFSGPVPVMLGQLDFYANQGYNHSGYFADSKKQYAFTDETEGTKIKLCYLDHFADIKIDQEFGTKDFDENIPHEIVLLENLLFCAYYNEGLRIYDLSSTPVREIGSYDTYLPNAEFKMNGTWGVAVIEEKNYVLVSDRQSGLYLFWFPVNLLENGPQQGSYVNGSPFIDGNRYLIPRPWLDEENLYFSVSTISGDLIYTQENFLNWVAIPLNLSAGVYIYSIFQDDNTILETGKFVVG
- a CDS encoding ORF6N domain-containing protein, encoding MTEQMIIPDERLLNKIYLIRGQKVMLDRDLAELYGVETKRLKEQVKRNIKRFPGDFMFEMSQPEFEIWRSQFATSKSDKQGLRHKPFCFTEHGVLMLSSVLSSERAIEVNIRIMRLFNQMREMILSNKDMLKELEGLREKINSQDERIELVFDYLTKLITKQETEPERVKIGFKK
- a CDS encoding DNA polymerase III subunit alpha; translated protein: MYLNSHTYYSLRYGTLSPDNLLELAAKNGISSFALTDINNTSACLEFLKLAPRFHIHPVIGVDFRNGVEQLFIALAKNNAGFEEINQYLTPFLQNKSETESGVLPIPAHAPEFKNAWVVYPFQRNRFYHLREHEFIGISPADLDYVRIKKTDLSRAVILQPVTFQTKKDFNAHRLLRAIDKNVLLSKLPESEQAQPEHRMLPLHELMDLYKDYPQLIENTRYILESCDVFFDFSDEAEPQNQKYYLGNAEEDQNMLARLCEEGIPYRYTKKTKQIQERIEKELTTIQQMGFTSYFLMNWDIVSYARSKGYFYVGRGSGANSVVAYLLRITDVDPIELDLYFERFINLYRTNPPDFDIDFSWRNREDITDYIFRRFKHVALVATYNTFQRKAVIRELGKVFGLPKEEIDNLGSRIPSDRDINQISRLVLKYSEYIHGFPSHLSIHASGIVISEKPIHYFTATFLPPRGYPTIQFDMHIAEDVGLYKFDILSQRGLGKIKDAIEIIRKRRPDEPDIDIHDLKRFKQDERIKEMLRNAKAIGCFYVESPAMRMLLRKLRVDDYLGLVAASSVIRPGVAQSGMMQAYIQRFRNPERRKDAHPVLLDLMPETFGVMVYQEDVIKVAHFFAGLTLGEADKMRRGMSGKYRSREEFEQVRLKFFENCHRMGHAPEVTAEIWRQTESFAGYAFAKGHSASYAVESYQSLFLKAYYPLEYMVATINNYGGFYQTELYVNEARLHGGKIHPPCVNMSEYETTLYGQNIYLGFHLLHNFETQIASEIVHEREEFGAYKNFNDFIDRIKFSLEQISILIRVDAFRFTGKSKRSLLWEAHFKMQSSHAQPRRRRSRPAPTGLESEMDYGMKDLFRIQRPEYEIPDLHSNVFEDAFDQIELLSFPLYNPFLLLRADDTPAVLAKDLHQHVGKIVWIKGYLIHRKHAQTKKGEIMCFGTFLDEEGQWLDTVHFPPVAQRYPFRGTAVYKVRGRVNEEYDCIHVEAEYMEKMEVMEDPRYSTNSVGTGRSVGTGRDLSLHEDVKTNKELRKKYGRFTASSGKI
- a CDS encoding DUF3137 domain-containing protein, producing MKSQKEFEKFFETTLLPKLSSTETEKELIKKRISFKKYGINVIILVCFVVFLAILKNYRPSLPDLVLGLSFFLTALYVFFAPLVIFIRRNLAYSKVDEISVKKDLVPELIEFIDSNLKYEQNGTLPAGLYDVHLVYLRTKSFPECRSSDLVSGKLDQWNIQLADTTALVGRRGGSKEDRTRLDAAYAVLELHELTHGSIYISHLNTFSAALSESMQSVESFKSQLNQIVQSVTASNRELFDDNLPEGFVLTETGHADFDKHFKIAMRENESGDKILTQDFCQNLKSVCDQTKFQIGLAIKGNQLHVAIENLNLFESDVHATSTSKEGRFSAYTWFNVFSAIKQIADLVERTNGVM